The proteins below are encoded in one region of Phoenix dactylifera cultivar Barhee BC4 unplaced genomic scaffold, palm_55x_up_171113_PBpolish2nd_filt_p 001145F, whole genome shotgun sequence:
- the LOC103717418 gene encoding cactin-like isoform X2, protein MAKEAVAEEKQVLRKALTVAKKLESQGFHTFVWRKKIDLDLARGRRTLNLSLKSEKKRCLERLQEIEKLKKTRIDRAADNARREGERRIAARALSDAEFEDLRKKEAEFVLNQSKIRSEIRLREGRPKPIDILCKILDGWEDLDVEIDDASSVFEDLPVKELEELREDIECRLDIDREHTRFWEAVQVVCDWKITEARTKEDDRCCFYSCVEVDVKSLLQKKTFDELNSMQLEVESRMRSGEAEVIEYWEAVAELIKIHKATRYLEEFYISRMKPKEKRLGSSEAEKENIDDLADDHVESEEVGAMEEVNPDSSVQWKKPKYVARVHCGYEWNKYNRVHYDHDHPPPKAVQGYKFDIYYPELVGKAPQYIVEKDGSSTETCLLRFHARTPYQDVAFRIINKEWDYTRRRGFKSTFDHGLHAGYDQIIGPS, encoded by the exons atggCGAAGGAAGCGGTTGCCGAGGAGAAGCAGGTGCTGAGGAAAGCTCTCACGGTGGCCAAGAAGCTGGAATCCCAGGGCTTCCATACGTTCGTCTGGAGAAAAAAAATCGATCTAGACCTCGCTCGAGGTCGCCGAACCCTAAACCTATCTCTGAAATCCGAGAAGAAGAGATGCTTAGAAAGACTCCAAGAGATCGAAAAGCTCAAGAAAACAAGGATCGATCGAGCCGCCGATAACGCGCGGCGCGAAGGGGAACGGAGAATCGCAGCTAGAGCGCTTTCGGATGCCGAGTTCGAAGATTTGCGGAAGAAAGAGGCAGAGTTTGTTCTCAATCAGAGCAAGATTAGGTCGGAGATTCGGTTGCGTGAAGGGCGTCCGAAACCCATCGACATCCTCTGTAAAATTCTCGATGGTTGGGAGGATCTTGATGTCGAAATTGATGATGCTAGCTCGGTCTTCGAGGATCTACCAGTGAAGGAGTTGGAAGAGCTTCGAGAAGACATTGAATGTCGCCTGGATATCGACAGAGAACATACGCGGTTCTGGGAGGCAGTACAGGTGGTCTGCGATTGGAAAATCACTGAAGCTCGCACTAAGGAAGATGATCGCTGCTGCTTTTATTCGTGTGTGGAGGTTGATGTGAAGAGTCTCCTGCAAAAGAAaacctttgatgaattgaatTCAATGCAGCTGGAGGTCGAATCACGGATGCGTTCTGGTGAAGCTGAGGTGATTGAATACTGGGAGGCTGTTGCCGAGCTTATTAAGATCCACAAAGCAACGAGATACCTGGAGGAGTTTTACATTTCTCGCATGAAGCCTAAAGAGAAGAGATTGGGTTCTTCTGAAGCAGAAAAAGAGAATATTGATGATTTGGCTGATGATCATGTAGAGTCTGAAGAAGTGGGAGCCATGGAAGAGGTAAATCCCGATTCATCAGTACAATGGAAAAAGCCCAAGTATGTTGCTCGGGTACACTGTGGATATGAGTGGAACAAGTACAACCGAGTCCATTATGATCATGATCATCCTCCTCCGAAGGCCGTACAAGGCTACAAGTTTGACATTTATTACCCAGAGTTAGTTGGGAAGGCTCCACAGTACATCGTGGAAAAGGACGGGAGCAGCACTGAGACTTGCCTCCTTAGGTTTCATGCTAGGACGCCTTATCAGGATGTTGCATTTCGAATAATAAACAAGGAATGGGACTATACACGGAGAAGGGGATTCAAGTCTACTTTTGATCATG GTTTGCATGCAGGATATGATCAGATCATTGGACCATCGTGA
- the LOC103717418 gene encoding cactin-like isoform X4, with product MAKEAVAEEKQVLRKALTVAKKLESQGFHTFVWRKKIDLDLARGRRTLNLSLKSEKKRCLERLQEIEKLKKTRIDRAADNARREGERRIAARALSDAEFEDLRKKEAEFVLNQSKIRSEIRLREGRPKPIDILCKILDGWEDLDVEIDDASSVFEDLPVKELEELREDIECRLDIDREHTRFWEAVQVVCDWKITEARTKEDDRCCFYSCVEVDVKSLLQKKTFDELNSMQLEVESRMRSGEAEVIEYWEAVAELIKIHKATRYLEEFYISRMKPKEKRLGSSEAEKENIDDLADDHVESEEVGAMEEVNPDSSVQWKKPKYVARVHCGYEWNKYNRVHYDHDHPPPKAVQGYKFDIYYPELVGKAPQYIVEKDGSSTETCLLRFHARTPYQDVAFRIINKEWDYTRRRGFKSTFDHG from the exons atggCGAAGGAAGCGGTTGCCGAGGAGAAGCAGGTGCTGAGGAAAGCTCTCACGGTGGCCAAGAAGCTGGAATCCCAGGGCTTCCATACGTTCGTCTGGAGAAAAAAAATCGATCTAGACCTCGCTCGAGGTCGCCGAACCCTAAACCTATCTCTGAAATCCGAGAAGAAGAGATGCTTAGAAAGACTCCAAGAGATCGAAAAGCTCAAGAAAACAAGGATCGATCGAGCCGCCGATAACGCGCGGCGCGAAGGGGAACGGAGAATCGCAGCTAGAGCGCTTTCGGATGCCGAGTTCGAAGATTTGCGGAAGAAAGAGGCAGAGTTTGTTCTCAATCAGAGCAAGATTAGGTCGGAGATTCGGTTGCGTGAAGGGCGTCCGAAACCCATCGACATCCTCTGTAAAATTCTCGATGGTTGGGAGGATCTTGATGTCGAAATTGATGATGCTAGCTCGGTCTTCGAGGATCTACCAGTGAAGGAGTTGGAAGAGCTTCGAGAAGACATTGAATGTCGCCTGGATATCGACAGAGAACATACGCGGTTCTGGGAGGCAGTACAGGTGGTCTGCGATTGGAAAATCACTGAAGCTCGCACTAAGGAAGATGATCGCTGCTGCTTTTATTCGTGTGTGGAGGTTGATGTGAAGAGTCTCCTGCAAAAGAAaacctttgatgaattgaatTCAATGCAGCTGGAGGTCGAATCACGGATGCGTTCTGGTGAAGCTGAGGTGATTGAATACTGGGAGGCTGTTGCCGAGCTTATTAAGATCCACAAAGCAACGAGATACCTGGAGGAGTTTTACATTTCTCGCATGAAGCCTAAAGAGAAGAGATTGGGTTCTTCTGAAGCAGAAAAAGAGAATATTGATGATTTGGCTGATGATCATGTAGAGTCTGAAGAAGTGGGAGCCATGGAAGAGGTAAATCCCGATTCATCAGTACAATGGAAAAAGCCCAAGTATGTTGCTCGGGTACACTGTGGATATGAGTGGAACAAGTACAACCGAGTCCATTATGATCATGATCATCCTCCTCCGAAGGCCGTACAAGGCTACAAGTTTGACATTTATTACCCAGAGTTAGTTGGGAAGGCTCCACAGTACATCGTGGAAAAGGACGGGAGCAGCACTGAGACTTGCCTCCTTAGGTTTCATGCTAGGACGCCTTATCAGGATGTTGCATTTCGAATAATAAACAAGGAATGGGACTATACACGGAGAAGGGGATTCAAGTCTACTTTTGATCATG GTTAA
- the LOC103717418 gene encoding cactin-like isoform X1, whose product MAKEAVAEEKQVLRKALTVAKKLESQGFHTFVWRKKIDLDLARGRRTLNLSLKSEKKRCLERLQEIEKLKKTRIDRAADNARREGERRIAARALSDAEFEDLRKKEAEFVLNQSKIRSEIRLREGRPKPIDILCKILDGWEDLDVEIDDASSVFEDLPVKELEELREDIECRLDIDREHTRFWEAVQVVCDWKITEARTKEDDRCCFYSCVEVDVKSLLQKKTFDELNSMQLEVESRMRSGEAEVIEYWEAVAELIKIHKATRYLEEFYISRMKPKEKRLGSSEAEKENIDDLADDHVESEEVGAMEEVNPDSSVQWKKPKYVARVHCGYEWNKYNRVHYDHDHPPPKAVQGYKFDIYYPELVGKAPQYIVEKDGSSTETCLLRFHARTPYQDVAFRIINKEWDYTRRRGFKSTFDHVVVGLHAGYDQIIGPS is encoded by the exons atggCGAAGGAAGCGGTTGCCGAGGAGAAGCAGGTGCTGAGGAAAGCTCTCACGGTGGCCAAGAAGCTGGAATCCCAGGGCTTCCATACGTTCGTCTGGAGAAAAAAAATCGATCTAGACCTCGCTCGAGGTCGCCGAACCCTAAACCTATCTCTGAAATCCGAGAAGAAGAGATGCTTAGAAAGACTCCAAGAGATCGAAAAGCTCAAGAAAACAAGGATCGATCGAGCCGCCGATAACGCGCGGCGCGAAGGGGAACGGAGAATCGCAGCTAGAGCGCTTTCGGATGCCGAGTTCGAAGATTTGCGGAAGAAAGAGGCAGAGTTTGTTCTCAATCAGAGCAAGATTAGGTCGGAGATTCGGTTGCGTGAAGGGCGTCCGAAACCCATCGACATCCTCTGTAAAATTCTCGATGGTTGGGAGGATCTTGATGTCGAAATTGATGATGCTAGCTCGGTCTTCGAGGATCTACCAGTGAAGGAGTTGGAAGAGCTTCGAGAAGACATTGAATGTCGCCTGGATATCGACAGAGAACATACGCGGTTCTGGGAGGCAGTACAGGTGGTCTGCGATTGGAAAATCACTGAAGCTCGCACTAAGGAAGATGATCGCTGCTGCTTTTATTCGTGTGTGGAGGTTGATGTGAAGAGTCTCCTGCAAAAGAAaacctttgatgaattgaatTCAATGCAGCTGGAGGTCGAATCACGGATGCGTTCTGGTGAAGCTGAGGTGATTGAATACTGGGAGGCTGTTGCCGAGCTTATTAAGATCCACAAAGCAACGAGATACCTGGAGGAGTTTTACATTTCTCGCATGAAGCCTAAAGAGAAGAGATTGGGTTCTTCTGAAGCAGAAAAAGAGAATATTGATGATTTGGCTGATGATCATGTAGAGTCTGAAGAAGTGGGAGCCATGGAAGAGGTAAATCCCGATTCATCAGTACAATGGAAAAAGCCCAAGTATGTTGCTCGGGTACACTGTGGATATGAGTGGAACAAGTACAACCGAGTCCATTATGATCATGATCATCCTCCTCCGAAGGCCGTACAAGGCTACAAGTTTGACATTTATTACCCAGAGTTAGTTGGGAAGGCTCCACAGTACATCGTGGAAAAGGACGGGAGCAGCACTGAGACTTGCCTCCTTAGGTTTCATGCTAGGACGCCTTATCAGGATGTTGCATTTCGAATAATAAACAAGGAATGGGACTATACACGGAGAAGGGGATTCAAGTCTACTTTTGATCATG TGGTTGTAGGTTTGCATGCAGGATATGATCAGATCATTGGACCATCGTGA
- the LOC103717418 gene encoding cactin-like isoform X3 — MAKEAVAEEKQVLRKALTVAKKLESQGFHTFVWRKKIDLDLARGRRTLNLSLKSEKKRCLERLQEIEKLKKTRIDRAADNARREGERRIAARALSDAEFEDLRKKEAEFVLNQSKIRSEIRLREGRPKPIDILCKILDGWEDLDVEIDDASSVFEDLPVKELEELREDIECRLDIDREHTRFWEAVQVVCDWKITEARTKEDDRCCFYSCVEVDVKSLLQKKTFDELNSMQLEVESRMRSGEAEVIEYWEAVAELIKIHKATRYLEEFYISRMKPKEKRLGSSEAEKENIDDLADDHVESEEVGAMEEVNPDSSVQWKKPKYVARVHCGYEWNKYNRVHYDHDHPPPKAVQGYKFDIYYPELVGKAPQYIVEKDGSSTETCLLRFHARTPYQDVAFRIINKEWDYTRRRGFKSTFDHGYDQIIGPS, encoded by the exons atggCGAAGGAAGCGGTTGCCGAGGAGAAGCAGGTGCTGAGGAAAGCTCTCACGGTGGCCAAGAAGCTGGAATCCCAGGGCTTCCATACGTTCGTCTGGAGAAAAAAAATCGATCTAGACCTCGCTCGAGGTCGCCGAACCCTAAACCTATCTCTGAAATCCGAGAAGAAGAGATGCTTAGAAAGACTCCAAGAGATCGAAAAGCTCAAGAAAACAAGGATCGATCGAGCCGCCGATAACGCGCGGCGCGAAGGGGAACGGAGAATCGCAGCTAGAGCGCTTTCGGATGCCGAGTTCGAAGATTTGCGGAAGAAAGAGGCAGAGTTTGTTCTCAATCAGAGCAAGATTAGGTCGGAGATTCGGTTGCGTGAAGGGCGTCCGAAACCCATCGACATCCTCTGTAAAATTCTCGATGGTTGGGAGGATCTTGATGTCGAAATTGATGATGCTAGCTCGGTCTTCGAGGATCTACCAGTGAAGGAGTTGGAAGAGCTTCGAGAAGACATTGAATGTCGCCTGGATATCGACAGAGAACATACGCGGTTCTGGGAGGCAGTACAGGTGGTCTGCGATTGGAAAATCACTGAAGCTCGCACTAAGGAAGATGATCGCTGCTGCTTTTATTCGTGTGTGGAGGTTGATGTGAAGAGTCTCCTGCAAAAGAAaacctttgatgaattgaatTCAATGCAGCTGGAGGTCGAATCACGGATGCGTTCTGGTGAAGCTGAGGTGATTGAATACTGGGAGGCTGTTGCCGAGCTTATTAAGATCCACAAAGCAACGAGATACCTGGAGGAGTTTTACATTTCTCGCATGAAGCCTAAAGAGAAGAGATTGGGTTCTTCTGAAGCAGAAAAAGAGAATATTGATGATTTGGCTGATGATCATGTAGAGTCTGAAGAAGTGGGAGCCATGGAAGAGGTAAATCCCGATTCATCAGTACAATGGAAAAAGCCCAAGTATGTTGCTCGGGTACACTGTGGATATGAGTGGAACAAGTACAACCGAGTCCATTATGATCATGATCATCCTCCTCCGAAGGCCGTACAAGGCTACAAGTTTGACATTTATTACCCAGAGTTAGTTGGGAAGGCTCCACAGTACATCGTGGAAAAGGACGGGAGCAGCACTGAGACTTGCCTCCTTAGGTTTCATGCTAGGACGCCTTATCAGGATGTTGCATTTCGAATAATAAACAAGGAATGGGACTATACACGGAGAAGGGGATTCAAGTCTACTTTTGATCATG GATATGATCAGATCATTGGACCATCGTGA